A stretch of Sinorhizobium meliloti DNA encodes these proteins:
- the mnmA gene encoding tRNA 2-thiouridine(34) synthase MnmA, with translation MNSLDFDRKPEDTRVVVAMSGGVDSSVVAGLLKREGYDVLGITLQLYDHGAAVHRAGSCCAGQDIDDARRVCETIGIPHYVLDYEARFRETVINPFAESYIAGETPIPCVACNQTVKFADLLATAKELGADALATGHYIRSRPSPKPRYAGQRALYRPADAERDQSYFLFATTQEQIDYLRFPLGGLPKSETRALAEEMGLVVAKKADSQDICFVPQGKYSDIVSKLKPNAALAGEIVHLDGRVLGAHEGILHYTIGQRRGIGVATGEPLYVVYLDARSRRVIVGPKEALETRRVYLRDVNWLGDEELEAAAGQGFECFAKVRSTRRPAPAVLKSDAEGLYVELVEGEAGVAPGQACALYSGTGEDARVYGGGFIRRSEREPAAEAALKALLQAPAAA, from the coding sequence GTGAACAGTCTCGATTTTGACCGCAAGCCCGAAGATACGCGCGTCGTCGTCGCCATGTCCGGCGGCGTCGACTCTTCCGTCGTGGCGGGGCTTCTCAAACGCGAGGGCTACGACGTTCTCGGCATCACGCTGCAGCTTTACGATCATGGCGCGGCGGTGCACAGGGCCGGCTCCTGCTGCGCCGGTCAGGATATCGACGACGCCCGCCGCGTCTGCGAGACGATCGGCATTCCGCATTATGTCCTCGATTACGAGGCGCGTTTCCGCGAGACGGTGATCAACCCCTTCGCCGAAAGCTATATCGCCGGCGAGACGCCGATCCCGTGCGTGGCCTGCAACCAGACGGTCAAGTTCGCCGACCTGCTTGCGACCGCCAAGGAGCTCGGCGCCGATGCGCTCGCCACCGGCCATTACATCCGTTCGCGGCCGAGCCCGAAGCCGCGTTATGCCGGCCAGCGCGCGCTCTACCGGCCGGCCGACGCCGAGCGCGACCAGAGCTATTTCCTCTTTGCGACAACGCAGGAGCAGATCGACTATCTGCGCTTCCCGCTCGGCGGTCTTCCGAAGAGCGAGACCCGGGCGCTCGCCGAGGAGATGGGCCTTGTCGTCGCCAAGAAGGCCGACAGCCAGGACATCTGTTTCGTGCCCCAGGGCAAATACAGCGACATCGTCTCGAAGCTGAAGCCGAACGCGGCGCTTGCCGGCGAAATCGTCCATCTCGACGGTCGCGTACTGGGCGCGCACGAGGGCATCCTGCATTACACGATCGGTCAGCGCCGCGGCATCGGTGTCGCGACCGGCGAGCCGCTCTATGTCGTCTACCTCGACGCCCGCTCGCGCCGCGTGATCGTCGGCCCGAAGGAGGCGCTGGAGACGCGCCGCGTCTACCTGCGCGACGTCAACTGGCTGGGTGACGAGGAACTGGAAGCGGCAGCCGGGCAGGGCTTCGAATGCTTTGCCAAGGTGCGCTCCACCCGCCGCCCCGCGCCGGCGGTCCTCAAGAGCGATGCCGAAGGGCTATATGTCGAGCTCGTCGAAGGCGAGGCGGGTGTCGCGCCCGGCCAAGCCTGCGCGCTCTATTCCGGCACCGGCGAGGATGCGCGCGTCTATGGCGGCGGCTTCATCCGCAGGTCCGAGCGCGAGCCGGCCGCGGAAGCGGCGCTGAAGGCGCTCTTGCAGGCGCCGGCGGCAGCGTAA